Part of the Quercus robur chromosome 5, dhQueRobu3.1, whole genome shotgun sequence genome, TGCTAGAGCTAGAAGAATCACCTGATTGCTGAGGTTGCTCTATGAGTGGAGTAGATGGAGTAATAGCCAAAACATTGAGCTTATTCTGGGCTTGAAGGGTTGCAAGACGAGCTTCTTCTCTAACCAACTCATTCACAGCAGTATCAAGAGAGGGAGCAGGACTGCGATTTAGCAGCTGACCACGAATGGGCTCAAAGTCCTTGTGAAGTGAAATCAAGAATTCATAGAGGCGAAATTCATCTCTAATGGAAGCATATTGCTGAGCATCCTTTGAGCATGCCCAAGTTGGATTAgaaaggtcaatttggtcccaaatGAAGCGAAGCTGATCATAATAGTCATTGATGGATTGCCCTGGTTCTTGCCTGAGTTGATGCAATTCAACCACTAACTGATATTTCATGGATCCATGAGTAGTGGAGTACCTTTTGGCCAACATATCGCATGTagattttgcatcatcaaagctGCCCAACAGATTGGAAATAGAGGAAATGGAAGTGTTCCGAATCCATGTGAGGATCATGTGGTTATGACTATCCCATTCAATCATGCGACTAAGAAAGGcagcatcttcttcacttgctcCCTTGACAGGAATAGTCATTGTACCAGTACAATAATGCCAGAGCATGCGACCCTTAAGAAAACTGTGCATAGCTTGAGACCAagataagtaatttttattccCTCCAATACAGTATTGATGGGGCGAGGAAGAAAAACAtcctttttatccatttagagacacaatatgcaaaacagactgcaaaaatgaaatctacgcgaaaagcTGGGTAAGGAGAACCTGGACAGAAAAAGTCAACCCTAGAGAAAGTCAATGGTCAACGAGTGACGTCACAGGATGACGTGGCGATGACGTCAGCATATCATAGGATGCTGACGcagctagggctgacgtggcagagGTGATGACGTCAGCAGACCAGGTTACGGCGCGTGAGAGCGCGTGGCAACGCGTGGACGCGCGTGCAAGGAAACTGcggcgcgtggtggcgcgtgtgGCGCGTGATCAGCGTCTCAGTAGATTTGAGCggcgcgtgggggcgcgtgCGGTCTCCGATGGCGGCGAGGCTTCCACGAATGTGTAGATCGGCGTAGGACGATCTCAGTGGTACCTTCAAAAATGAAATCGGAGCAATATTCGCAGCGGTGATGCAAAGAGCAGTGGTCTGtgcagtgtgaaactccttaacGACGGCGGCTACAGGTCTGGAACCCAAGGACGATGACTGGATGACGTCGGAGGTTCAACGGCGAGAGGCTGCGGCGGCAGTTGTGATGGCGGAAGCGTTAGTAAAAGAAAGGAAGTCACactaatgaagacaagactgctaagaaaaggtcagagcagtggctctgataccatgttagaaatatagaataattgtattgtatttcatgagtaaaagaatatacatcagtgcctttatataggaggcatatgtgttcggtacaagtaaagtatactatacaagtaacctaactGGGCCTAAaacccataacataatatacattaaagtGGAGAGGGGTCCTATTTAGTACTATAGATTTTTAGAGTACCTAGATAACTTTTGAGTTCTTGttaacctttttttctttttcttttttttttttccctgcttgGGTTTTTCCTATATATACTTCCTGTTTACTAGGGTTGTGCCccttttgcacttttttttaatggatattATTGCTTATAAAAAAAGTTCCTGTCAGCTATAAGAttctttttattgtattttattggCTCTTGGCTTgtacaaaaagttattaagtgAAAGTAAAAGTATGCTAGTTGTTACTGCCAAAGCATGCTTCCTATTGTTATTTTTCATATGCTTTCATTAATACAGGTTATCACCTTCATCATATTCTTGTATAGGTTCATATTTTTTTGTACCAAAATTATcttgattttcctttttttgttgcCTCAACTTAGGTTGACCAACAGTAATTGTTTTCCTTAGTATGTGGCCAACAAACATATTGTCTTTTTTGACTAtctgaattgaaaaaaattattattattatttttctgtaACTAGTAAAAGGCGTCGAGGATTAGAAGGTGAGGAGCTTGGACCAAAGATGGAACCTGCGATCCTATCAGTTGAGGTATACTGTATTGCCattttatctctctttctttgccCACCCTCCTTCCTGGTTTTTCTAATTTGGAATGCCAATtcatttaatcattatttttgttacagAACTACAGTAGTTATCTTTAGGTAACATTATGATTTCTTATGGATATAAAATTGATATATCATTGTAATCTGCTTAACTTTTAGGGTAGAGGGTTTAATGTACAAATTCATTTTGCTGAGGTGCCCGTTTCGGACTATGTTCAGGCTGTTGTTTCAACAGTATTGTCAATTCATAATCAAGTACTCATAATTTTCttaaggtctctctctctctctctctgtcttgcTATCTTTATATTTTGGATTGGTAAGTCACACATGCACCCAGTGAGTCTTGAACCTACAATCTCACCTATACCTGTTTTTATTGGGAGGAAGTGCAAATTTTAGCTAGAGCTCATTAGCTTTAAGGATTTCTAGTACACTTGCTGCATACTAGGGtgtccctttcaaaaaaaaaaaaaaaagaagaaaaaaaaagcagaaaaagTACATGTTCCAATTTAGATGTCTAACCAGCTCTCTTTCCTTCTTAAAGATCCTTGATTCTTTGCATTTGCTAGTTTTTCCTCCTCTGGTGCCTTAGGTGCGCTCTTCGTGTAAGCTTCATGTCCTTTGGTGGTGCTGCCTTGGAATGATTGCTAATAAATTCCTAACTGAAATTGTATGGTGTAACCCCTTGCTACTTCATATATTAAGTTGTAGCATCGATTTGATCCACCATTACATCACATATGCAGCAGATCTACATTGAATCTGTGTTAGTGACGTATGCTCAGGGTGATGCTCCTACAGCAAGGAACTACATAAGAAAGGTCATAACTAAACTGTAAACGGGAGGAACCAAATTGTTTTCACCCCACAGTgcattaatctttaattttacaAATGAACTGTACTGTGGATTGACTTCCTTACCAAGGATTCATAAGTCCtttgaacttttttatttatttattattatttttattgaatgaaTTGTAAATTGATGTACCATGTTATATTCCCTGAAAGCTTGTTTCTTCTTTATTGACCATAGTTATTTATCGGTGTCCATGTCCATGTGTTTCCCAGCTGCGACTATACATAGAACCTTGTAGGCAATGGTTTCATTTTTCTTAGTGGaagttactaataaaaaaattattgtgaaagttGATGAGACGctgcccttttttttcttttttctttttctttcattttttttttttttttttttttttttttttaggattacCTTCTTAATATGTGTATATTGTTTCACGAATATTTATCGTCGTAATTATATTTGTTGCTTTTAGGAACCCATGGGTGATATTCTGGTATTTCTCACTGGTCAAGATGATATTGATACTGCTGTCAAGTTGCTTAATGAGGAAGCTCAAAGTAATGGAAAGAAATCTTCAGGTTCGAATGACAAAGAAGTTATGTCTAGACTTTGTAGTTTCTACATGTATACATCCTAAAGTAGTTGTAATTTGCTGAAATACACACACAAgctatatttataatttgtacATGTTTGTCTATATGCAATCATGCGGCCATGTGTATGTGTGCGTGTCTGTATGTTGTGATTTATTAGATTCTCCATGATTTGTAGGTGGTTCTGTATTTATTAAATACAATTGAGGTTTTGTGTCATAATATTGTAACTGATCCACATCCTCTGTTGGTATTgtccatttattattattattttgcttccTCCCTCTTCCTTTGATCGGTATTCACATGATCATATTACAATACATGATACCGTGGTTCATGAACCACCGGAATTGACTTGTATTAACAAAGAACAGGGGAGCTTGCTCTCTACACTGCATCACtgttttaagtttgatttcatTGAGTTGGCAGTATTACATGTTTATCTTATAGATTAGTATTTAAGATTATATTCTATTAGACGTAATCAAAATCATTATGAAAAGTTTTGTTGGACATAATCACGAGTCAATCTACATTTTCAGGATTAATTGTTTTGCCTCTGTACTCGGGACTCTCATGTGCGGAGCAGGTTAGTAATATATCAGTATGGTATCTGGGTGCAATAAACTGATTTCTATGGAGTCTTTGTCAAATTTCTGATTCACTGACTATCTTTTTGCTTTCTATAAGGAGTTGATTTTTACTCCAACTCCTAGAGGGAAAAGGAAAGTAGTGATATCAACAAATATAGCAGAGACATCGTTAACTTTGGAGGTAACATCTCTGCCCTCTAGAGGAACCACCTTCAATATTTCCCTCTTGACTTGCGTAGAATCAAGGATTATAGTGACAGTTCTCAAGTTCAAGGTTTCTAATCCTTTCCTCCAAAGTTCTTCTAGTGGAATCAGCCACTGCCATTCGACTCACCTAAAAGTCAACAAAGTCAAATGTTAGGTTCATTATCAAGAAAAGTTCAAGCAAAAGACACTCAAGAAGTATCATCACATACCTAGCACGCCTCATTGATCACATATCGAGAAGATTGAGTTTGTGCTACCAATTGCAAGCCTCCGATCATTTGCATACTTTTCTACACAAGATCAACATCAACCTAAAGCACAAATCTATCAGATCATGAGCCATTCAATAAGCCAAGAAGAAATAAGGACAAGgaactaaaaaatttcaagaacacACCAGATCAGGCCAAAGGACGTTTGGGGTGTGCTCTGGCCTATCCAAAGGCATGGAACTATATGTTCCATCAGGATTCATCACTTTATATTACCATGCTGGAAAATGGGGATAAGTCTCCATGAAAGAACTAGAAGAGCTACTAGAATGGTGAGGAGAAGGaatctcttctccttcttcctctCCTTTAGAAGATGGAGCCTGAAAGTCCAACATGCAAATATTGTCACCAAGCAAAAATATggaaaaagagaatacaagatGAAATTTTGACTTCAGAAAGGGAGGGAAATACTGATATCACAAATGCTGGCCAAAAAACCTTGCCATTGAGTTTGAATAAATTCAGAATAAGTCCTTGGTATTCCTGAAACAACATGGCTAACACGAGCCCGAGCAATCTCTTCATTAGTCAAAAGATCAGCCAACCGGATGGAGGGACAAAGAGGCACCATAATTGTTGTAGAAGGGTACACATGTTGAACCTAAGGCAACACCCGATCACTAACATACCAGTACCTCCCATGCCCACATTCAAACAATATCTGACAACTATTCAGCTCCAAAGCTTGCTCACACTCATCATACTCCTCACATCCAACCCAAGGATTCAAAGACATctgaaaaatcacaaaaaaaaaaacccagaatgAGAAAAAGaccaaaccataatcaaacaccaaaaaccccacacacacacacaaaaaaaaaaaaaaaaaaaagactcacaTCATCAACAGTCAAATTGTCAATCACCATATGCCAAATTTCCAAAGAACGCTTGGAGAGTGTTGACAAACGGATTTGGGCAACCAATGGAGAAATCTAGGATAAATATCATCAACCTCCTCCTAAATTTGAGGACCAACTCCGAAGCACTCATACATCCaaacttggaaaaaaatttaaaaaatttcaaaacaccATTACAACATAgccaaaataaattttcaaaacccaCACATAATCAAAAATTCCAAACCTCACCTGCCAGACAAATGGAGCACCACCCAAGCTTGAGAGACTACACCTAGAAAGTTGAATCATGAAGTGTAAAAGGGTAGCACAACCCATACCGCCCtagtcataattttttatttgctcaATATTTCTCATGCTCTCCAAATAGCACAAGTTCACTGTACTGCCTAAATATGGGCACAAGAAAGTCCCAATGAAGAGAAGCATGAACATGCATGTACCCATTGCCACAGTATCACATTTTGCAATGTTCGCATACAACCACATCAAAGGGTCATTTTTACTTCTCATTTTGGAAGGCACTACACCTAGAAGTTTCTTAATTTCCTTTGGAGTAAGGGAGTCATTGACCCAAATTCTTTCACCACCCAACCTCAAGCTAGTGATGACAAATAAGTCGTAAGGCATCGATATCACCTCACCAATACTCAGAAAATGGAAAGTACATGTGGTGTCCCAAAAGCGCTCTGACAAGGCAAGGAGTAATTGAAGGTCCTTGTACTCATGAGTCTCTTGATTCAATAAAGCCTCAAAGAAAGTACCTAAACCCACATCATTGATGATATTCCTAATATTTGGAGACAATGCTTCCCATATGCCCTTCAACATTTGGAGACTACCTCGACACTTGAGACTCTGCAACACAAAAATTTAGCCCATCATCAGGATGCCAAAAATTCTCATGCCAACAAAAATCTCATTCCGTACCAACAAAAATTTCCCATGACCAAAAATCATACATCTAAAAAATTCAATGTCCCACCAAAATTTTACCAtgaccaacaacaacaaaaattcccatgtacaaaataaccaaaaattttCCTACATGTCCATGACCACAACCAAAAAATTTCCTACATGTCGAGAATAACCATTAAAGATTTTCCTACATATCCATGACCACAACCAAAAATCCCTACATGTCCAAAATAATTGTCAAAGTTTTTCCTACATGTCCAAAATGCCCATCAAAAATTCCTACATGTccaaaatcacaacaacaaaaaatcccCACATGTCCAAAATCATAACCACAAAAAATTTTCCCATGATTTAACATCAcatacccaacaaaaatatttccatAGCCAAAATTTCTTGCCCACAAAATTCTTCcatatccaccaaaaaattttccGTACCCACAAATTCTCCATATTCATACCCACAAAATTTTGCCATgttcatgaaataaaatttacacatACCAACAAAATTTCCCACACGCATCATGAATATATTCATACAAGCCtacaacacaaattttttacaacGTCCATGCCCCCAAAATCCAAGCCAAAATTCACCCAACAATATCACAAATTACCAACATTACCAAAATTCAATGAGCTACCAACATTGTCCAAATTACACCATAACCAAATAAATACAACACTTCAAAAATGCTCCAAAGCCAAAATTACAACATGATCAATCATACAATGCCCTAATTCCAACTAGAGCACACAACAAAATGACAATATCTCACCATCAATCTTTCAATGAAGCATGgaaacaacatttttccaaacaaagaaaccaaagaaaaactcaCCTTGAAGTCCATGTGGGAATGTGGAGTATGGGTCTTGGGGTCTTAAAGGAGCCCCTCCTAATCATTCCATTCAAATGATGGATGATATTTCTTTCCATGAAAAGTAAGAAAGAGGGTCCATTGGAAGATGATGACATTTTTGTGCAAAGAAAATAGGAGTTTGAAAATGGGTTTCACCAAAAAAGATATGTAGCAAAAGTGCTCAAGAACCCAAGGatctgaaaaaaataatattgagGGAGATGGGTGAAGGGGGCTGAAAAGCTTAGGAAAGTAATTTTTTAGAGAAGAAATGGTGGGACGGAGAAGAAAATGCAAGGTGAAGAAGATGGTGAATAGTGTTAatggtggaaagaagaaaaggatgaaggaggaagaaaaaaagaataagagagaAAGCCAAAAAGTGGGGGGCCAAAATTCGTCCCCCACACTTAAAACTCAATTGAGTTGACTAATTCaactcctaaaaaaaaagaaaaaaatctttttctttttcttcttttcttttcttttcttcttctgaaAAGAAATCATGAAAAGAGAAGGGTCATATTGATttccaaaaaagagagagagaaaagaaaattcttggAGCAGATTAAGGATAAAAGATTCActttcaaattccaaattttcaaatcccaaatcccaaattttcaattcaaatttttcattCCCGAGCTTAAAATTCCAcattctaaatttcaaattcaatcccaagtttcaagtttcaaaatttcaaatctcaagttttaaaatttcaagttgcaaattttcaaatctcaaattCCATGTTCCAAATTTCAAGATCTCAAGTTTCAAGCTTCAAAatctcaagtttcaaaattccaaagtttcaattttcaaaatttcaagtttcaagtttcaaagaaaaaaattgttttcaggAAACCACAAAAATCCGTCAAGGGTTTCGTGCTAATGAAaacattcaaataaaaaaggaataaatGGAAATCACACATCTCAAAAACAATGGGACCACAAAGCCCTCATCATTTAAAGTCTAATcctaaattttgactttttgcaaGCCATAGCTAAGATcaaggttgaaaagccccttggtcgcCACAGCTAGGAtcgaggttgaaaagccccttggtcacCACAGCTCCAATTtcgaggttgaaaagccccttaGTTACATTTCATCAAGATCGAGGTTGAAAAGCCTCTTGGTCACCACAGCTCCAATTTCGAGGTTGAAAAGCCCTTTAGTTACCTTTCATCAAGAtcgaggttgaaaagccccttggttgTCACGGCTCATATtgaggttgaaaagccccttggttgCCAAAGCTAAGATCGAagttgaaaagccccttggtcacCACAGCTCCAATTCcgaggttgaaaagccccttggttacctttcATCAAGATCGAGGTTCAAAAGCCCCTTGGTCGCCACAACTCAGATTGATGTTGAAAAGCCCTTTGGTCGCCATAGCTCTAGTTCcaaggttgaaaagccccttggtcgcCACAACTTCGATTCCAAGGTTAAAAAGCCCCTTGGTTCCTTTTCTTCAAGATTAAGGTTTAAAAGCCCCTTAGTTACCATAGCTCTGGTTCAAAGGTTGAAAAACCCCTTGGTTACCTTTTTTCAAGAtcgaggttgaaaagccccttgATTGCCACATTTCCAATTCCGAGGTAGAAAAGCCCTTGGTTACCATCCACATCCAGTCTAAGATAGAAGAGCCTCTCGGTCACCTCAATTATCAAGAATCATTTCAAAATTCATCAACTACCAAGTAGGTCAAGTATTCACAATTTTGATTTATTGTCAAAAGGTAAAGCACTAGTTCTATGTTCTAAGATTTTAGGTTCAAGGGCTAGGTAATCTTTCAAAATTCAACCTCAATTAAGTCATGACAACTAAAATcagtgtctttgttttacattgacattcgctTTCCAAGATCTGTTAATGAGGGGCATtctgtagacactcgattttgcacccataatttaatcaagaaAGTTGACTAGAATGACCACTCATGTACCCAaaattcatgattgcattacatgcattaatttgttcattgcatatcataaaaataatcttgagGTTCTAACAGTCACGATGATATGTCCGGTTTCCAAATCAGACCGtcggatcgaaagatatcgcatgatcaagtttgcacagttagcatgcattgtgtctaggtagacTCAACCACAcgtgattaatttaaattaattctaattggttaaaaaattaaaattaattaaataattttgtgattagtTGAtagttagtgtcaaaaataggaTTATTttgcatgggaataaagggGATAAtttgataacaataaaattgtggataatctagattttatcaagattttttttagagtatttatctacaagagaATTGTTGCTGAAAAGAACTGAATTATCCAGAAAAGACCTGAATTATCCAGAAAAGAGTTTAATTCTTAGAATATGGATTAAAAATGCGTCTAAGTGCAAGTCCCAGcccaaaaaaacctaaaaaaaggagtccaaaacGCACCCAAACTCGAAAGCGGGATTGGCACCAT contains:
- the LOC126726114 gene encoding probable pre-mRNA-splicing factor ATP-dependent RNA helicase DEAH9, encoding MEPAILSVEGRGFNVQIHFAEVPVSDYVQAVVSTVLSIHNQEPMGDILVFLTGQDDIDTAVKLLNEEAQSNGKKSSGLIVLPLYSGLSCAEQELIFTPTPRGKRKVVISTNIAETSLTLEVTSLPSRGTTFNISLLTCVESRIIVTVLKFKVSNPFLQSSSSGISHCHSTHLKVNKVKC